The following coding sequences lie in one Flavobacterium sediminis genomic window:
- a CDS encoding ferredoxin has protein sequence MVIVTLQRDKCIGCNYCVEFAPKQFQMSKKDGKTVLIKSVNNKGFHTLKSHDHTITEACEQAEKACPVHIISVKET, from the coding sequence ATGGTCATTGTTACATTACAACGAGACAAATGTATTGGTTGCAATTATTGTGTTGAATTTGCGCCCAAGCAATTCCAGATGTCTAAAAAAGACGGAAAAACCGTTCTGATAAAATCAGTAAACAATAAAGGTTTTCACACGCTAAAATCGCACGATCATACCATAACAGAAGCCTGTGAACAAGCCGAAAAAGCTTGTCCGGTTCACATTATTTCGGTAAAAGAAACATAA
- a CDS encoding PSP1 domain-containing protein, with the protein MACNNCSTGTKDGVPKGCNNNGSCGTGSCNKLTVFDWLSNMGLPQGQEPFDVVEVRFKNGRKDFFRNPEKLSLSMGDIVATEASPGHDVGIVSLAGELVKVQMNKKNTALNAELPKIYRKASQKDIDIWSEARNREEPVRMRARELAIALNLEMKISDVEFQGDGSKATFYYTANDRVDFRQLIKDFAREFSIRIEMKQVGFRQEASRLGGIGSCGRELCCSTWLTDFRSVNTSAARYQQLSLNPQKLAGQCGKLKCCLNYELDTYLDALKSFPDLDTKLFTEKGNANCQKVDIFKELMWFCYENNPAHWHVLTVEQVKEILAVNAKNQKVAALEDFVVEDTKTIEKNFQNVVGQDSLNRFDKPKKRPNKNKKRRNNNNNNKQQQQKPANKKNAPKKN; encoded by the coding sequence ATGGCATGTAATAATTGTTCCACAGGAACTAAAGATGGTGTTCCTAAAGGATGTAATAATAACGGTTCATGCGGCACCGGAAGCTGCAACAAATTAACGGTATTCGACTGGTTATCTAACATGGGTTTACCTCAGGGACAGGAACCATTTGATGTAGTGGAAGTACGCTTTAAAAACGGAAGAAAAGATTTTTTCAGAAATCCTGAAAAACTATCGCTTTCCATGGGCGACATTGTAGCTACTGAAGCGTCTCCCGGACATGATGTCGGCATTGTATCTCTTGCAGGCGAACTGGTAAAAGTTCAGATGAACAAAAAGAATACCGCTCTGAACGCAGAACTACCTAAGATCTATAGAAAAGCATCTCAAAAAGATATCGATATCTGGAGTGAAGCCAGAAACCGTGAAGAACCGGTGCGAATGCGTGCCCGTGAGTTAGCTATTGCCCTGAACTTGGAAATGAAGATTTCTGATGTGGAATTTCAGGGTGACGGTTCAAAAGCTACGTTCTACTATACAGCAAATGACCGTGTAGATTTTCGTCAGCTTATTAAAGATTTTGCAAGAGAGTTCAGTATTCGTATTGAAATGAAGCAAGTTGGGTTCCGTCAGGAAGCTTCTCGCTTAGGAGGTATCGGTTCTTGTGGTAGAGAACTTTGCTGTTCAACCTGGTTAACCGACTTCAGAAGTGTTAACACTTCTGCTGCTCGTTACCAACAATTGTCACTAAACCCTCAAAAGCTAGCCGGTCAATGCGGTAAGTTAAAATGCTGTCTGAATTATGAATTAGACACTTATTTAGATGCCCTTAAGAGTTTCCCGGATCTGGATACTAAACTATTTACGGAAAAAGGAAATGCTAATTGTCAGAAAGTTGACATTTTTAAAGAATTAATGTGGTTCTGTTATGAAAACAATCCTGCCCATTGGCACGTTCTAACTGTTGAGCAAGTAAAAGAGATCTTAGCTGTCAATGCTAAAAATCAGAAAGTTGCTGCTTTAGAAGATTTTGTAGTGGAAGACACCAAAACCATTGAAAAGAATTTCCAAAATGTTGTAGGACAAGATTCTCTTAATCGTTTTGACAAACCTAAGAAAAGACCTAACAAAAACAAAAAAAGAAGAAATAATAACAATAATAACAAACAACAACAGCAAAAACCAGCAAATAAAAAAAATGCGCCTAAGAAAAACTAA
- the trhO gene encoding oxygen-dependent tRNA uridine(34) hydroxylase TrhO, with the protein MQLYNTLSAEERARLIDEAGKERITLSFYAYAKIENPQQFRDDLFLAWNPLEALGRIYVAHEGINAQMSVPADQFQAFKTTLDEYDFMHGIRLNVAREQDDHSFLKLTIKVRHKIVADGLDDATFDVTNKGIHLKANEFNQLLDDPNTIVVDFRNHYESEVGHFKGAITPDVDTFRESLPIINDQLKDYKESKNLLMYCTGGIRCEKASAYFKHQGFKNVYQLEGGVIEYARQVKTENLESKFIGKNFVFDNRLGERITDDIISQCHQCGKPCDTHTNCANDGCHLLFIQCDECAAKMDHCCSTECQDIIHLPLVEQINLRKGQSNSNKIFKKGKSDALKFKHSGTLSDVSLAKAKPESDLPIRQKIATKKVLVGNGEHYYSKSQVALFKLTNKEINTGDLLLISGPTTGEVEFTLKKMLVNGVENTLATAGDKITIELPFKIRKSDKLFKITKK; encoded by the coding sequence ATGCAACTGTACAACACTTTAAGCGCAGAAGAACGTGCCCGTTTAATTGACGAAGCGGGAAAAGAAAGAATCACACTTTCGTTCTATGCGTATGCCAAAATTGAAAACCCGCAACAATTTCGCGACGATTTATTTTTAGCCTGGAATCCACTGGAAGCTCTAGGTCGTATTTATGTTGCTCATGAAGGAATTAATGCCCAAATGAGTGTTCCAGCCGATCAATTTCAAGCTTTCAAAACCACTTTAGACGAATATGATTTCATGCACGGCATTCGTTTAAATGTCGCTCGCGAACAAGACGATCATTCTTTTTTAAAGTTAACCATAAAAGTGCGTCACAAAATTGTTGCCGATGGATTAGACGATGCTACTTTTGATGTAACCAATAAAGGAATTCACTTAAAAGCGAATGAATTCAACCAATTATTAGACGACCCTAATACAATTGTAGTCGATTTTCGCAACCATTACGAAAGTGAAGTAGGACACTTTAAAGGCGCCATCACACCCGATGTAGATACATTCCGTGAAAGTTTGCCTATTATTAACGACCAACTAAAAGACTACAAAGAATCTAAAAACTTATTGATGTATTGCACCGGAGGAATTCGTTGCGAAAAAGCTTCGGCATACTTCAAACATCAAGGCTTTAAAAACGTATACCAATTAGAAGGTGGCGTTATTGAATATGCACGTCAGGTAAAAACTGAAAATTTAGAAAGCAAGTTCATTGGTAAAAATTTCGTTTTTGACAATCGTTTAGGCGAAAGAATTACCGATGATATCATTTCGCAATGTCACCAATGCGGAAAACCTTGTGATACCCATACCAATTGTGCAAATGACGGCTGTCACTTACTATTCATTCAATGTGACGAATGTGCTGCCAAAATGGATCATTGTTGTTCTACCGAATGTCAGGACATCATTCATTTGCCTTTAGTGGAACAAATTAACTTACGAAAAGGACAAAGCAACAGCAATAAAATTTTCAAAAAAGGAAAATCTGATGCTTTAAAATTCAAACATTCAGGGACATTGTCTGATGTTTCTTTGGCTAAAGCAAAACCAGAAAGCGATTTACCTATTCGTCAAAAAATTGCCACTAAAAAAGTTTTGGTAGGTAATGGCGAACATTATTATTCTAAATCGCAAGTCGCTTTGTTCAAGCTTACGAATAAAGAAATCAATACAGGCGATTTACTTTTAATTTCCGGTCCGACAACCGGTGAAGTTGAATTTACTTTGAAAAAAATGTTGGTTAACGGAGTTGAAAATACATTGGCAACAGCTGGCGATAAAATTACTATCGAATTGCCTTTTAAAATTAGAAAATCAGACAAACTATTTAAAATCACTAAGAAATAA